The window AATAGGATATGGCTTGTCGGAGTCTACACAAACGAAACTGGTATCATAATCTTTAAGATACCCAGGCTTTTTGTGTTCCCGTTCACCAACACGCAAAGGAGCCGTGACGTGTTCCTGTGCAGGAGTGTCGCTGGCGTGCTGCTcaatatcatcatcttcttcagtaTTATCAGTAGAAACATGATCAATATCGCTTTCATTCGATTTTATATTCACTGGCAGAGACACTTCAATTCTATCAAGAACTACATTCGTATTTTCACTAGTTACTACCATCGGATCAGTTCCCACCAGACCTCCTTGATCATCATCAGTTGTGAGAGCCGCATGTGCATTATCAGCAAAAGGATCTTCAGTTATACTCCTTTATGTAGACAAGAAATGAATGGTGTCTTCACGAAACACCACATCTCGAGACACAAAAAATCTTCTCTTTCCAAGTCAAACACACGCCACCCTTTCTTTCCATGAGGATAGCCTACAAACACACATTTCCTGCTGCGACTTACAAACTTGTCACCCTTATTATCTTGATTACGTATATAACAAACACATCCTATCACACGAAGATGATCGTAAGAAGGTTGTTTTCCATACCACACTTCATAGGGTGTCTTGCCATTGAACACCATCGATGGTGTTCAATTAATCAGATATGCAGCTGCAAGTGCACACTCTCCCCAAAATTCAACCGGTAAGTGTCCCTCAAACATTACCGCTCGAGCCACGTTAAGTAAGTGCCGGTGCTTTCGCTCCACCCgaccgttttgttgtggtgttcCAACACACGATGTCTCATGCTGGATCCCTTCCTCTAAAAAATATGTCGTTAATGACATGAATTCACTGCCATTGTCGCTACGGATCGTTCGAACTTCCTTCCCAAACTGTCGTTTAACCAAAGCGAGAAAGTATTTCAATTTTGTCGGAGTTTCACTCTTTGCATTCAGAAGATAAATCCAAGTACCAcgagaaaaatcatcaactatGGTGAGGAAGTATCTTGCTCCTGAGAATGACGTAGTTCTATACGGACCCCAAACGTCACCTATGAATCATTTCAAAAATCTCTGAAGTCTTATTATTGCTTAACGGAAAAGGACAACCGGTTTGTTTTGCGTGGATACAAGTTTCACACACCTTATTCGATAAATCACTACTATTgctaataaaaccaaaaccagacaACTTTTGCACTACTTTCAAAGATGGATGTCCCAAACGCCTATGCCACAACTCCACAGACTGACTTGTGTGACCCTTTGCCGTTGCGACTATCTCCATATTCTGAAAGTACATCAAACCTCCAACTGGTCTACCTATCCCAATCAGCATCCTCATAGTGCGGTCCTGAACAACACAAAATGGAACAGACATTTGTATAACACAATTATTTTCCTCCATCAACTGTGAAACCGATATCAAATCAAACCCTAGATTTTCTATGTAGAACACATCAATCAATCGTAGATGAGAGTTTAATACAACTGTTCCAACTGTGTTTCCTACCACTGTCCGTCCATCAGCCAAAATTATTTGTGTTGGTGTCGATGTTCTTAAATTCGtaagaatctctttcttacaagTCAAGTGATGAGTCGCTCCGCTATCTATTATCCAAGAAGGAGAAAGCAACTTACCCGATGATTGTTCGTCCGCTCCGATGGTCACAGCGTTCATCACACACTTAACACTGAGCCACTGTTCGTCCGTGAGTCCGCACACAGCTGTTCTGTCTGCATCTGTGACCGCCACGTTTGCCACTCCAATGTTGGTGNAAAGTACATCAAACCTCCAACTGGTCTACCTATCCCAATCAGCATCCTCATAGTGCGGTCCTGAACAACANTCCCGGTTGATGGTCTGACTCCTCTTCCACGACCCACACGGTTTCGTGGTCTATCACCCCACCACTCCGGAAATCCCAAGATTTGAAAACAAGTCTCAGATCGATGTCTTGTTCGTCCACAGTTTGAACAGACAATTCCAACGTCTCTGTCATCTCCTCGATACTTTGGCTTTTGTGTTTGTGCCACAAATGCCATGTTCTCTGATTTTtcttctggattctttttcttcaaccGAGCATCCTCATCTTGTGTCACCTTCAAGTAAACATACTCAAGCGTAGGCAACGGTTCTTGAGAAAGAAGGTCAGATTTCACCATTCCATAAACTTCTTCGTCAAGTCCCATCACAAAGTCATGAACCttatcttcctctcttctcttctcttcttcagcaCCGAAATTACATGTGCAAAGTCCACATGTACAGCTCAGCGGAGGTCGATAACATCCAAGACAATCCCAAATCTTCGTAAGCTTTCCATAGTATGCCTCAATACTCATCCCAGCTTGTTGACAATTTGCAAGTTCTTTGCGCAATTGTTGTACTCGAGGTCCGTTGGTAACACGAAATCTCTTTCTTATGTGTTTCCACAAATCTCGTGCTAGTGGCTTGTGTGAGATATTGGACAGCAGCTTCGGTTCGATTGTCATCTTAATCCAAGAGACAATCAATGCATTGATTGGCTTCCAATCATCGTAATCTGGTGATCCTTCGGTTGGGGCTTTGATGGAGCCATCGAGAAATCCAAATTTCTTTCGTGAGTAAAGAGCCGTCTCCAAGTTGATGGCCCACTCTTCGTAGTTATCTCCTCTCAAGAGAGGACGTGTTATGATGCTTCTGGGATTGTCGTTCGAGGTCAAGTCGTATGGAGAAATCGTTCGTCGTTGAATCTCCATCGTTGTCGGTTTCGTAGACACCATCGTTTTGTTGTTTTCGGTCATCGTCacggaaaaaataaaacaggtTCAATAAAGAGATCgtaaattatgtcacaaaaccaggatcaaatcaaaagattttatgcCTGGTCTGATACCAtgataaataaagaagagattgaataATGAATTTTTCTCGTACCCAGAAGTCGAGTATATATACAACTCTACAAAGAGGTATTGTCTTGGAGACCAAGTTAAGAAAAGATACGATAAATCTATAagatatgtaaataatatatattctccATTAAAATGATCAATGGGGGAGATGGGAAAAGCTGAACATAGTCGGAGATATCTCCAAGAGATCTAAACCCTTGCTTACCAAATTCATACACCTGAAAATGTTTATGTCCATAACCTCCAAAAACATTGACGAATATGATCGAGTTGGGTCTGAAACCCGGAATCTGAGTAGGCAGACAAGAGAAGGAGCAAAAGCAGTCCAAGAACAAGATGCAACCACCCACATCTTCCACTTGAATCCAATCGTTTCGCTCTTCGTCTAACTCCGAAATCTCGAACCATCCCTTTTCGTNNNNNNNNNNNNNNNNNNNNNNNNNNNNNNNNNNNNNNNNNNNNNNNNNNNNNNNNNNNNNNNNNNNNNNNNNNNNNNNNNNNNNNNNNNNNNNNNNNNNNNNNNNNNNNNNNNNNNNNNNNNNNNNNNNNNNNNNNNNNNNNNNNNNNNNNNNNNNNNNNNNNNNNNNNNNNNNNNNNNNNNNNNNNNNNNNNNNNNNNNNNNNNNNNNNNNNNNNNNNNNNNNNNNNNNNNNNNNNNNNNNNNNNNNNNNNNNNNNNNNNNNNNNNNNNNNNNNNNNNNNNNNNNNNNNNNNNNNNNNNNNNNNNNNNNNNNNNNNNNNNNNNNNNNNNNNNNNNNNNNNNNNNNNNNNNNNNNNNNNNNNNNNNNNNNNNNNNNNNNNNNNNNNNNNNNNNNNNNNNNNNNNNNNNNNNNNNNNNNNNNNNNNNNNNNNNNNNNNNNNNNNNNNNNNNNNNNNNNNNNNNNNNNNNNNNNNNNNNNNNNNNNNNNNNNNNNNNNNNNNNNNNNNNNNNNNNNNNNNNNNNNNNNNNNNNNNNNNNNNNNNNNNNNNNNNNNNNNNNNNNNNNNNNNNNNNNNNNNNNNNNNNNNNNNNNNNNNNNNNNNNNNNNNNNNNNNNNNNNNNNNNNNNNNNNNNNNNNNNNNNNNNNNNNNNNNNNNNNNNNNNNNNNNNNNNNNNNNNNNNNNNNNNNNNNNNNNNNNNNNNNNNNNNNNNNNNNNNNNNNNNNNNNNNNNNNNNNNNNNNNNNNNNNNNNNNNNNNNNNNNNNNNNNNNNNNNNNNNNNNNNNNNNNNNNNNNNNNNNNNNNNNNNNNNNNNNNNNNNNNNNNNNNNNNNNNNNNNNNNNNNNNNNNNNNNNNNNNNNNNNNNNNNNNNNNNNNNNNNNNNNNNNNNNNNNNNNNNNNNNNNNNNNNNNNNNNNNNNNNNNNNNNNNNNNNNNNNNNNNNNNNNNNNNNNNNNNNNNNNNNNNNNNNNNNNNNNNNNNNNNNNNNNNNNNNNNNNNNNNNNNNNNNNNNNNNNNNNNNNNNNNNNNNNNNNNNNNNNNNNNNNNNNNNNNNNNNNNNNNNNNNNNNNNNNNNNNNNNNNNNNNNNNNNNNNNNNNNNNNNNNNNNNNNNNNNNNNNNNNNNNNNNNNNNNNNNNNNNNNNNNNNNNNNNNNNNNNNNNNNNNNNNNNNNNNNNNNNNNNNNNNNNNNNNNNNNNNNNNNNNNNNNNNNNNNNNNNNNATACACCTGAAAATGTTTATGTCCATAACCTCCAAAAACATTGACGAATATGATCGAGTTGGGTCTGAAACCCGGAATCTGAGTAGGCAGACAAGAGAAGGAGCAAAAGCAGTCCAAGAACAAGATGCAACCACCCACATCTTCCACTTGAATCCAATCGTTTCGCTCTTCGTCTAACTCCGAAATCTCGAACCATCCCTTTTCGTCTTGGAGTCTTGGTGTGAAATACTCTTTTCGGGTCTCGGTGCAGATCTCTACTAGTAGAAGTTTTCTCCGGACTTGACAAGCTggatatatacaaatattaagaaaagataatttttaaaaggcGATTATGtgatccaaacaaaaataaaacaagaattgatattatttgatgccaaaaaaaaagtgatagtattttgatttttcgttTATTTAGAAAGAAACTTGTAACTAGACGAAAACTAAATCTAAAGTATAATTTAAAAGTTGTGTTCGCCTTTACCCAACGTCTCCTTGTCTTATCGCAAGGTCTCGACCGCTGAAACGACTTCACTTCTAGAGATGGCTTTACCACTTTCATTACTCCGGTTGGTTCTATGGAATAAAAATGTCCCTTAAACGACGCTGACGCTTCTAGATATATATCTGGTGTTGTCTTGATCTTGGTCCAACGCTCCTCAAATGACCTATACATACCAAGGCCTTGAAATGAGAGCCTTCCCAAAATCATAAACTCCTTGTTCTCTGGATCTAACTGCACAAAGCCGACACGTTCTTCATCTTTAGCCGGAAAACCATCATCGAATAGGTCGCACCAATAGGTGTAACGAGCGACATGTTCTTAAGCTAGCTCAGTGACTTGAGAGTTGAGCAAGTCAAGTGACAGACTTGGATATGAACATCCCCACTCAGAGGAGGTTGTTCTACTGAACAAGCTTTGCAAAGCAAGTTCTCCATTCTCTTCATCTTGCAGCTTAAACAACCTGCGTGGAACATTGcaatttattttcattaaatttgaCCTATCTCAATATTTAATTTCTAGGGGTCATAGAGACAGACACCTACAGCAACAGTTTTAGAATTTCTAAGGATTGGGATTCAAGAGACATGTTTAAAATGAGAAAGAACGACCAATTATGGTAACTTTTGAATCAAAACTGTTTAAGGAGGATTTAATTACCAAAACCGGTGAGGCACGTGAGAAAGAGACTTGATTAGATAAACACGACTTCTCAAGATATGGCAGTCATCTCCGCAGCCGCCGACATCTGGGGGAAGAGGACATCTAAGTGATGGAATAGGTCGAAATGTGGGAAGACTAGAGGAACGCCACCATGAACATACCGACCGGAAATGGATCAGATCGAAGGGGTTGTCAACTCTTACAGAGATTATGTGGATGATTTCCGGTGGCAACTCCGACCAGTTTCCCATTTCGACTTATAATATATTGACTTGGAAATAGCAATTCAGTTAGATCTGAGCACATGAAGATGTATCTTTATACTctaattttcttaattgttttcttgtgttgATGAGGATCTGTTGACTTTCTTGCTTGCCGTGCAGTCCAAGCTGTATCTAGGGTAAACTTATTAGCAAGTTGGACTTATTCTTCTTGTTCCCATGGGacttattaacaaaacaattttacatcaaatttaaattataaacttttccttttttacccaaaaaaatctcatttattttgTGAAGTGAACTTAGTGCAGTGACCAATGCTAAGTGCTTAATTCACAAGGCATCATCACACTAAGGATcaaaaaatctcatttattttatgaaacaaataactCTCCAGCTTTGCGTTCACTTGATTAAATTAATTGTTAGTCTAACCTAACATTTTGTGATAGCGTGTTAATTTGAATAAGGTAATGCCAAACTTTTCTAAAAACTCATAAAGTTTATGTATTAATCCTCGAAGGAGTAGAATACGTTGTGGGTAGTTCAGTATCATCATAATAATTATATCATCATAGTTTACGTAATTGTTTTTCAACTTTCACCATTTtgactaattttgtttttgttatctacTACATCATTAGACTCAACCAACGGTCGAAGACCAGATAATATGAATACAATGGGAAATTTTTACGAATAATAGATCGAAGTGCAATTACAAGGTAACCCTTTGTTTGCAGCgcaaccaaatttttttagttacatAGAATAAACTGATCAACATAAGATCATTCGTTGGAGATTACCCAACCAGGAGGAGATGGAAACAGCTCAATATACTCTGGGNNNNNNNNNNNNNNNNNNNNNNNNNNNNNCAATTATGGTAACTTTTGAATCAAAACTGTTTAAGGAGGATTTAATTACCAAAAC is drawn from Camelina sativa cultivar DH55 chromosome 8, Cs, whole genome shotgun sequence and contains these coding sequences:
- the LOC109125904 gene encoding putative F-box/kelch-repeat protein At5g24040, which gives rise to MGNWSELPPEIIHIISVRVDNPFDLIHFRSVCSWWRSSSLPTFRPIPSLRCPLPPDVGGCGDDCHILRSRVYLIKSLSHVPHRFWLFKLQDEENGELALQSLFSRTTSSEWGCSYPSLSLDLLNSQVTELA
- the LOC104709323 gene encoding uncharacterized protein LOC104709323, yielding MTENNKTMVSTKPTTMEIQRRTISPYDLTSNDNPRSIITRPLLRGDNYEEWAINLETALYSRKKFGFLDGSIKAPTEGSPDYDDWKPINALIVSWIKMTIEPKLLSNISHKPLARDLWKHIRKRFRVTNGPRVQQLRKELANCQQAGMSIEAYYGKLTKIWDCLGCYRPPLSCTCGLCTCNFGAEEEKRREEDKVHDFVMGLDEEVYGMVKSDLLSQEPLPTLEYVYLKVTQDEDARLKKKNPEEKSENMAFVAQTQKPKYRGDDRDVGIVCSNCGRTRHRSETCFQILGFPEWWGDRPRNRVGRGRGVRPSTGXVVQDRTMRMLIGIGRPVGGLMYFXPTLEWQTWRSQMQTEQLCADSRTNSGSVLSV